One part of the Rothia sp. ZJ932 genome encodes these proteins:
- a CDS encoding DUF485 domain-containing protein, with amino-acid sequence MTQQPTPTPAPAPEARAFDADRVDFAAAQRSDAFQKLRKDQRSFIFPMALIFLVWYFLYAILAIYVPSFMTTKVWGNINVGVVMGLLQFVSTFAITGLYVRFANRTLDPQAAALRADLENDVYLSTHTRGSHS; translated from the coding sequence ATGACCCAGCAACCAACACCAACACCGGCACCGGCACCGGAGGCACGAGCCTTCGACGCAGATCGGGTAGATTTCGCGGCAGCGCAGCGTAGCGATGCCTTTCAGAAACTTCGCAAAGACCAGCGTTCTTTTATTTTCCCGATGGCGCTTATCTTTCTCGTCTGGTATTTTCTCTACGCAATTTTGGCGATTTACGTGCCCAGCTTCATGACAACCAAGGTATGGGGCAACATCAATGTGGGTGTTGTGATGGGTCTTCTGCAGTTCGTTTCTACCTTTGCGATTACAGGACTGTACGTACGTTTTGCTAACCGCACTCTTGACCCCCAGGCAGCGGCTTTGCGTGCTGACCTCGAAAACGATGTTTACCTCTCAACTCACACCCGCGGGAGCCACTCATGA
- a CDS encoding DivIVA domain-containing protein encodes MQKRISEFALAKGRKVGYSVEAVDEYFDELANDYESLRAGESASGGSTARSIRMKSFPPAPGGYCIEDVDSALDRVEDRFAAIERRGFIAEHGMSAWSAHIEQLAETIMGRLQRPAGQRFRHPSKKLTKGYLIADVDSLCQQLATEFKMSDDVDVQLIRGAVFRSATGAKSYDETQVDAFLDRCLDLMHYLK; translated from the coding sequence GTGCAGAAAAGAATTTCTGAGTTTGCTCTGGCGAAGGGGCGTAAGGTTGGCTACAGCGTTGAAGCTGTGGATGAGTATTTTGATGAGCTTGCTAATGATTATGAGAGCTTGCGTGCCGGTGAATCTGCCTCCGGTGGTTCGACGGCGCGTTCGATACGCATGAAGAGCTTCCCTCCAGCACCCGGCGGCTATTGCATTGAGGACGTTGATTCGGCTCTTGATCGCGTTGAGGATCGCTTCGCGGCGATTGAGCGTCGGGGGTTTATTGCTGAGCATGGGATGAGCGCTTGGAGCGCCCACATTGAGCAGCTTGCTGAAACGATTATGGGTAGGTTACAGCGTCCGGCTGGTCAGCGTTTTAGACACCCCTCAAAGAAGCTGACCAAAGGGTATCTTATTGCTGATGTGGATTCACTGTGCCAGCAACTGGCAACCGAGTTTAAGATGTCGGACGATGTTGACGTGCAGCTGATTCGTGGTGCTGTTTTCCGTTCCGCTACGGGTGCTAAATCGTACGATGAAACCCAGGTGGACGCTTTTTTGGATCGTTGCTTGGATTTGATGCACTACCTGAAGTAG
- a CDS encoding phosphatidate cytidylyltransferase, with the protein MSEKLSEGTASQPQKSKAGRNLPAAITVGVVLGGLLAVGLFFVPVILVCLAASATAVGAWEVTNGLNQKRGMGVPVIPAVVAAATMPFFAYYGGAQWLIFGVVASSLLVIIWRLFGSKNGMIMSIMGSMFVMGWVPFLISLALLLYREDTGVGKVFTIVVMAIGNDTWGYIAGVRWGKRPMAPKISPKKTWEGFAGSMLGSFIVGIICMVVMGERWWFGLIIAFFLVIASTVGDLAESMVKREIGIKDMSNILPGHGGVMDRLDSIVFAIAAGYVIFELLDPWSLSL; encoded by the coding sequence ATGAGCGAGAAGCTCTCTGAAGGTACAGCGAGCCAGCCCCAAAAATCTAAGGCTGGTCGTAACTTACCTGCCGCCATCACTGTCGGGGTTGTTCTCGGTGGCTTGCTGGCGGTGGGTTTGTTTTTTGTACCGGTTATTTTGGTGTGTTTAGCTGCCTCTGCTACTGCTGTGGGTGCCTGGGAGGTAACGAACGGGCTGAACCAGAAGCGCGGCATGGGTGTTCCTGTGATTCCCGCGGTGGTTGCTGCGGCAACGATGCCTTTTTTTGCCTACTACGGTGGAGCCCAGTGGCTTATTTTTGGCGTGGTAGCTTCTAGCTTGCTAGTGATTATTTGGCGGCTCTTCGGTTCGAAGAACGGCATGATTATGTCAATCATGGGCTCGATGTTCGTGATGGGCTGGGTGCCGTTTCTTATTTCGCTTGCGCTTTTGCTCTATCGCGAAGATACGGGCGTGGGTAAAGTCTTTACGATTGTTGTCATGGCAATTGGCAACGACACCTGGGGCTATATTGCTGGTGTGCGGTGGGGCAAACGCCCTATGGCACCGAAGATTTCTCCCAAGAAAACGTGGGAGGGCTTTGCTGGGTCGATGCTTGGATCCTTCATTGTTGGCATCATCTGTATGGTGGTGATGGGTGAGCGCTGGTGGTTTGGTCTTATTATTGCTTTCTTCTTGGTGATTGCTTCAACGGTGGGTGATTTGGCTGAGTCCATGGTGAAGCGCGAAATTGGTATTAAGGACATGAGCAACATTCTGCCGGGGCATGGTGGGGTGATGGATCGTTTGGATTCAATCGTGTTTGCTATTGCTGCGGGGTACGTGATTTTTGAGTTGCTTGACCCCTGGTCGCTGAGCCTGTAA
- the frr gene encoding ribosome recycling factor encodes MIEEILAEAGEKMNKAIDAAKNEFSNVRTGRANPSLFSSLTVDYYGAPTPLQQLASFQTPEARTILITPYDKGAMSAIEKALRDSDLGANPSNDGNVIRIVMPEMTEERRKEYIKLVSHKAEDARVAVRNVRRHAKTSIDKLVKDGEIGEDEGTRAEKELDGLTKKHVETIDTLLKHKETELSEV; translated from the coding sequence ATGATCGAAGAAATCTTGGCTGAAGCTGGCGAAAAGATGAATAAAGCCATTGACGCTGCAAAAAACGAATTTTCAAACGTTCGTACCGGTCGTGCGAACCCCTCACTGTTCTCATCATTGACTGTTGATTACTACGGTGCGCCGACCCCTTTGCAGCAGCTGGCTTCATTCCAGACTCCTGAGGCTCGTACCATTTTGATTACCCCTTACGATAAGGGTGCAATGAGCGCCATTGAGAAGGCTCTGCGCGACTCAGATTTGGGTGCTAACCCCTCAAATGACGGCAACGTTATTCGCATCGTGATGCCCGAAATGACTGAAGAGCGTCGTAAAGAATACATCAAGTTAGTCAGCCACAAGGCTGAGGACGCTCGTGTTGCAGTGCGTAACGTGCGTCGTCACGCCAAGACTAGCATCGATAAGCTCGTCAAGGACGGCGAAATTGGTGAGGACGAGGGTACTCGCGCTGAAAAGGAACTCGACGGTTTGACGAAGAAGCACGTTGAGACCATCGATACCTTGCTGAAGCACAAAGAAACTGAGCTTTCGGAAGTCTAA